The stretch of DNA aTGACAATTCACATGCCTTCTTATCCGCGTAATTCTTCTGCCTGGACGGTGTTGTGCgtagtcgctcctgaatcaactttaccttatccatggcatcctttaccaaattggtaccatataacctatcctcaccgggctcaaaccaatcGATGGGAAAATGACATCACCGACCATACAAGCCTTAAAATAGAGCCAACCATGCAACTGGATGagctcctgaatataaatctgggccaacctctctgaagtgtaagtagtcatcaccggaataaagtgtgaaGAATTGGTCagtctgtcgacaatgacccaaacaacaaCAAATTTCCTCAACATATGCGATAAACCAaccacgaaatccatagtgatgtgctcccacttccactccggtatagccatctgctgaagtaaggcacctggcctttggtgcttgtacttaacctactggcaatttagataTCTTGCCacgtactcaactatgtccttcttcatccgctgccaccgataatgttgcctcaggtcacgatatatcttcgtggcacctggatgaatagaataacacGAATTTTGCACCTCCTCTAGAATCGTCTCCCTCAGGCCATCAATATTATGAACATATAAGCGaccctagagtcgcagaacaccatcatcgCCGATAGTAACATTATTGGCATCATCGCATGACATCGTCTCTCTAAGgtccaacaagtgcggatcatcatactgacgagccttgatatgcttgaataatgaagactgagccacaacatatgtaagaactcgactgggctccgaaatatccaatctcacaagtcggTTAGCTAAGGACTAGATGTCCAAAGCCATTGGCCTCTTCTCccctgaaatgaatgccaaactacccatactctcggcctttctgctcaaggcatccgcaaccacatgcGCATCAGATTAAGGTCCCTCTacttaaacaaatgctgcaaactatggtgatcagtgtaaacctcgcAAGACACCCCAAAAATATAATGCCTCAATATCTTGAGGGCATGAACTATCGCAacaaactccaaatcatgtacatggtaattcttcttgtggggcttcagctggcgtgaagcatatgcaataactcgcctctcctgcatcaatacataacccaaaccaacgcgtgaagtgtcgcaatacacATTATACATCCTCAAACTGGAGGGCAAAATCAAtattggtgttgtagtcaatgcagtcttgagcttctgatagATCACCTCGTAATCATCAGACCATTTGAATTgatcacccttctaggtcaatctagtcaaaggagctgcaatagatgagaaactatccataaaccgacgataataacctgctagcccCAAGAAACTTCTGATTTCGGTCTTTGTGATAAGacaaggccaactctgaactatctggatcttcctgggatccatcttaataccctcacctgatacaacatgcccaatGAAAGCCATAGAATttaaccagaactcgcacttggggAACTTAGCATATATCGTTTGTTCTCGCAAGGTCCAAAGCACTATCCTCAAATATTGCTCGTGCTCATCCATACTACACGAGtatatcaatatgtcatcaatgaagacaatgacaaacgagtcaagatatggcctgaacacataattcatcaaatccataaataccaCCGGGATATTAGTTAAGCCGAATGACATCagtagaaactcatagtgcctaTATCTAGTCAGGAAAGCCGTCTTCGAAATATTCGAAACACGAATCTTAAgttgatgatacccagatctcaagtcaatcttcgagaacactctagcaccctgtagttgatcaaacaaatcatcagtGTGCGACactgggtacttattcttgatggtgactttgttcagcttgtagtaatcaatgcacatccgcatactcacattcttcttcttcacaaataataccggtgcaccccaatgcgacacactcggcctgatTAACCCCTTCTCAAGCAACgcttgaagctgctccttcaactctctcaactccactagagccatgcgataaggcaaaatagagataggctgggtgccCGGtgccaaatcaatgccgaaatcgatATCCTGATCTGGTGGCATGTCTGGTAGATCAACAGGAAATACAACCGAAACTCCCATACCACAGACACTAAATCTATCAAGGGAGACTCAACAGTGGTATCTCGAACAAAGGCCAGATAGGCCAATATACCCTTcacgaccatatgtcgagccttcaagaaagaaataacccgGCTAGAAGTACCAATAGAtaaacctctccactccaatctaggcaactcagGAATCGCCagagtaacagtcttggcatggcaatcgaGAATGGCATATtacggagacaaccagtccatgcccaagataacctcGAAGTCAATCAtatcgagcaatagaagatccgctctagtctcataaccatagaTAGTCACTACACAGGACCAGTAAACCCAATCCACAATGAAAGAATTACCCActagcgtggacacatatacatgaaTAACCAAGGAATCATTAGATATATCCAAATAAGGAGCAAATAAAGAAGAGACATAGTAATAAggagaccctggatcaaatagtactgaagcatctctatggcataTAGAAATAGTAACTGTGCTCACTGCATCGGAGGCGACTCCCTCTTGCCTGGCTGGGAAGGCATAGAATCTAGCCGGAGCGCCACCTGATTGGCCTCTACCTATGGAGCGACCCCTACTccctctacctctggctggccAGAAGGGTGGTGCGGtagctggtgcagtaatcatgggcCGATGGtcctggtgcagtaatcatgggcCGATGGTCCTGCTGCACTGCCTTACCCCAAAGtttgggacaaaacctcttcacatAGCCCAACTCCCcgaactcaaaacaacctctctgaGTGGTGAATTGTTGACCTTAAGTCTAACCCTgatagcctgaatacccactggaggaaccctgaatagcttgCGGACGATAAGTACTCTCTAGAATAGCACTAAAGTAGGGTTGCGctggagcacctcgagtaggTTGTGGTGATGAATGCATGGGCCTGCTAGGATTTCCCCTTATAAACTAACCCCTGCCCCCGGACGgggcaccactgaatccaccaaAATGCCGAGGCCACTTATCCCTCAACGCAAACTCTCTACTTTGGTTGCGGATACACTCGATCATCTGAGCTATCTCTACAACCTGAAGGAATGGAGTCCCCATCTCTGTCTCACGGGCCATAGAAACCTGAATCTCAAGGAACAAACATACAATGAACCTCCGCAATATCCCTTCATCCGTGTGGAGTATGATAGCTGCATAACGAGACAAATAAGTGAATCTTGCCTCGTAGTCTGTCAAAGACATCTGACCCTATCGGAGCCGCTCAAACTGACCCTGACGCTCCTCTCTCTCTCTGAATAGGGAATATAACTTCTCCAAGAAAAGATgtgtaaactggtcccaagtcaagggaggtgaacctgcGGGCCTGCTCTGGAGATAAGACTGCCAACATATACGGGCCTTTCCCTCTAGCTGAAATGTGGTGAAATTCACCCCGTTAGAATCCAATACTCCCATATTATACAGCCTCTCCTTGTAGCGGTCAATGAAATCTTGTGGGTCATATGACCGCTTACCGCTAAAGATATGAGGAcgaagcctagtccatctgtccagccGCTTCTGCCCCTCAACGGTATGTGACCAATTTGGTCTCCGGTCTAACCGCTACAACTGGTTGAACCCCGCCCCATAGGTAGTGCACCTGCGTATGATAAACGACAGCAACATGCCCTAGAGCATGAACGGTAGGGgcttgtgctccccctcccgcctgaggtATGGTTGTATCCGCTGGAAATATCCTAGTATGGGTCATAGAATCTATGAactgcagcatacgacccatggcCTCCTGAAATCTGAGTGCGGTCATAAAATCTGTTGGGGGCGGCTCAGCTACAGGTGCCTcgtcctgctcctcaataataggatcctccaccGGATCTACTGGTGGTACTACATAAGCAACTCTAGGACTCCCTCGTCCTCTAACAAGAACTTTGGCCCTACCTGTGCCTCTACCTCTAACAACCGGAGGAGTAGCCCCTCTGTCGTCAGGTACGACTATAGCATGcattctcaccatttgtgagagaataagagaaatatacttaGCACAATATCAACTACACGATAGGAGATAACGAAAGAGAATTTTCCTAACACTCTATAtgctctcgaatataagtacggatgtctccgcaccgatccacaagactctactaggcttgctcatgactcgtgagacctatgtgaacctagtgctatgatactaaactgtcacgacctaaatcctataataggtcgtgatgacgcctaacgatgctgctaggaaagccaacgatAAACCTCAAGTATTAGATTCCCTATATTTGGTCCAGTACTATAGGCACTATAAGATTTACTTTCATAGATCCCATACAAGTCAATGTAGAAGTAGATCTTTCTAGTTTGAAGAAAATGGATAAAATGTGATGCAAGAAGCATATTAGGGGGAGATAGATATTAAAAGCAAAAGGATGCTTGTAagttcaaaaaacaaaaaaactgaACAGAGAAAGCCCaatcagaaaagaaaaaaaaaagaacctcATTAAACAATCTAGTAATTATGTGATGAGAGAGAGGGAGAGTCCTAAGTGAGTGCATGagttaaaactaaaaataagtaTACATCTGAAATATTCTtgacaagaaaagaaaaagatctaacctatatatatatatatatatatatatatatatatatatatatatatatatatatatatatatataaggaaatAGTTCACATCAACAACCCATTCCTTGCTCTTCAAATCTAGCAGGAGGCAAGAAGCAGTCCATTGGCAAACCAGATATATTGAAATCAATCTCTTCAATCATCCAAGTCACCTCAATCTTTTCTCTATAGTCTATGTTTTTTCCATATCTGTAAATTATTGTTGCAGTCTTCCCACTGTGAGCAATGTTGATACCTTCAATGTACTATAATCTTCGTGCATAGCTTCCATACTTATTTTCCAAAAGACATTGCTATCCCCCCTTGGTGACTTCAATTTTACTAATTTTGTGTCTTCAAATTGAATCAGAAGACCTGTCCTTTGGCTCAAGTATCCCAATATTGTGTGATGGACAAAACATTTTTCATCCTTGAGCATGTCTATGCTTGATTCTAGTTTTAGAATAAAACATTCTTCATCCTTAATAGTCTTTTCTCCAACGCAAATAGCATTCAAGAACAAATTGGTCGTTGATCTAGGGTCCAAGCCCTGTTCATCGAAATACATAAACTCACACATCGAAATACATGAACTCACACTTGAAAGACCCTTAAAGTCATTTTAAGCACataaattatattttgttggATGATCATGCAAAAAGTCATGAATATGCATTAGAATTATATGATTTACTTTGCCATCAAAATTATGCATGCATTCTAGGAAAGCAACCGAAATATATTAAAGAATTCTATTTTATTGCATTTGGTTGTGCCAACTGTGTCGCCATTCTGTTGAAGCAAAGACTAGAGACATGAATTAATTACATAAATGATGTCTATGTAAGCAACGAAAATATGTTAAATATTCTCATTTGATAACACTTTCATCAGCAAAAGGGTACCTGGAAAAACCTTCTAAGGGATCTTGGAGGACCTTTTGAAGCATTAGAACTAGAGGAAGACTGACTCCAAGCAACCTTCCTATTACTTCCTGCACTTATCTTGCAACCTGAAACAACCAATTCTAAAACCCACAAGTCAGGGTTCTTCTGCCAAAGCACAAAGGCTCCAACCTCACAATGGCGTTTCGAGTTGGTGTTACAACCACTTTGATGCATGTCCCATGTAGCCATCTTCACCTGCCCTACTGCACACATGTTATTAAGTGAATTTAATGCTCCTTGCCCTCCACATGCTGCCAAATATTGTTGTACTATGTATTTAGCAGTAGAACCCTCCTGATGACCATAAGGAGTTACGAGTTCAACATATATAGTTTTTCAAAGTAAAATCTAAATCAGTTAAAACAAATCATCtttccttttgtcttttttcCTTGAATCTTATTCATATCTAATGAGTTGAACAAGAACATCTGCCCAAGGAAAAATTTTAGATTCTATCCAATTTTAAGATTTAATCGCATTCAAGAATGTTCAGTAAGAAAAGGAAACAAGGAATAAAGTGCTTACCATTGAACCATCCCTAACATGCATGTTATCAGAAATATGGTCCAATTGAACTCGAAAAGGGACAAGAGCAGAGCCAACAATTTTAAACAAGAACATGAATTGATAATTACTTGATACAACGGCATgatgagaagaagaagaatacatgtCTGCACTTTGAACCCTCATAAGATTGCGCATATTCCACCATTATAAGGCAGCATTGCTACCCATATTGTTAAACATCTCCTCTGGTATGGGGACCTCCAAAACTGTCTCCAGCCCATCTGCGTTGTCCAAATTTGGACACAATGCTCTCATGGGATGAATAACCTTATATGGGATTAATCTTGAATTGTCTTTGGGATTATTGTTATGGAAaccaagaaagaaaagaagaataaAGATTATTAGTACTACATATAAGAAAGAGGAAGTTTGCAAGAAATCATCAAACCTGCAAGAATTAGAAAAAGGTCTTCTTCTTTCCTACTACGTGGGTGTTTCGTGTTTGGACTAAGAGCGGGTGATTTTGTTGAGAATCACTAGGGAAGAGGAAAAGGAAGGAAAGGAGAGGTGGGTCTCTACCTTCTCTGCCATAGGTCTTCCTTGGTCGTAGCAGTTGTGTGGGCACGATTTTGGCAGGAAATATTAATTTCCTACTTTTTGTTTGTTAAATGGTTTACATTTACTTCTATCACTTCAAAAACATATaccatattatttttattaataaaattatccCTACGTTTAACGACAATAGATATGGAGCCCATTTTTAATGCATTGGCAGCATTTTATGGGGCAACGTGGCTCTTGGTTTCACTTCATACATATGGGTATAATATATCCGCCCTATTTATTTGACACCGCCCCATAATTTTCtagtttttttctctttcttccttATCACCCAAATCACCCACTCCCACCCACCTACCCCATACCCCCTTCTATCCGCCATAAAACTCATCTCTGTCCATAAATCTTTATCCATTTGACCTCTAATTTCTTATTTCGGTATATACATATAATTcgcatgtcacgacccgaatccCATAATagatcgtgatgacgcccaacattgCTGCTATGCAAGCCAACGGTAAACCTCCAAtttaattatccatttttaacttttaaacttAGAAAAAATTTATTAGATAAATAGAATTAAATATAGAACTCATGGGAACATACGTACTACTTTACCAAAATAACGAGTACGAATAGTACATAAAGCATAGCGATAatgataataaatacaagtatgAAAGTCCACTAGAagaccccaaaatctggtgtcacaagtgcatgagcaatctagggaatatacaaaactactacaACCACTATctaaaatgaaatagacagaacaaTAAATAAGATAAGAGGGAGACTCCACTTGCTGCAGATCGAAGCATGGAAGGCAACTTGCCACTAAGTCTCTCTGTGACGTGCCCGTATGACCACTTGAAGTGCTTGTCTCAATACCTGCAtaatcagtgcagaagtgtagtatgagtacgtaaatcaatacgtatccagtaagtatctagtctctcctcgaaaaagtagtgacaagtggtcgacttgacacttactagtggtcaaataataaaatacataaaGTAGAAATACATGAAACACAACAAGTAACAACGAAACAAATAAGCTTTAATAATAAACTTCCAAACATGGATTATTACGAAATCACTAAAATGGCATAACCAGCCTCGAAGGCACAAAATCAACTGAtatcaataccaaatcaaatctcAAGTGTTACGTACGAGTccgccgaggcaaacggcccgatcccataggaatagtgtTATATAATAATGGCGAGGCGaatgacctgatcccataagaatagtgttacatAATCCTACCAaggcgaacagcccgatcccataagaatagctcacaatactgctgaggcgaaccccgatcccataagaataatttACAACACTACTGAGGCgaacagcccaatcccataagaatactTTGTAATCCTGTCAAGAcgaacaacctgatcccataagagtagagaaactCTCTCGCTCGCAAAAAATACATACGAGTCGAGAAGACACGGAACTACCGTTcatcaaatattttatatttttcaaagTAAGAGACTCAGCCAATATTTTATTCTAGTCTCAATCCCAgtcataaattaaaaaaattaaatgtacaaGATTAATACAAATAGCACATTTAAGGCATGATGTGAATCAATGTCTACTTGgacataaatataaatatagctacgtacggactctcgccacctcgtgcgtatgtagcatcCACAACAAGTAGCACGCAATAATttatacacctaaggggataattccctcttacaagattaggcaagagacttacctcgctttcaaGCTCACGACTCGGCTCTAAGACCTCACTAGTGGTCCCCaaacgatgtcgagcaattcgaaactagtcaaaagtcgtacaaactaatcaatatatactcaaaagttcataattcatcTATTAGAGTACTTTCTCAACCCAATTCAAAAAGTCCATAAAAGTCAtctccgggcccacgtgcccggattccggaaatattcgaagataaacgtTAACCAtgacattacgaactcaaatttTTAACTTATTCTCAATTTCTTGGTCAAATTGCATTTTTACCAAACCTTAGGTTCTTaaaaaaaatcccaaaattccatAATTTTTATGTTAAAAGCTACCCacaatccatgtatttaacttaagaATTGGTAGAATTCACTTAGCTTCTGATGTTGACGAAAATCCTCTCAATAGAGCTCTCAAATTCGTCCAAACCAAGTAAAAATTTGAGAGAAATGGGATAAGTCCCGAAATAAAAAGTAGTTTGcccagggatttcttcttcgcgaacgcccTCGCTATCGCGAAGACCAACTCTTCTGGCTGACCAAAAATGCCATTCGCATTCGCGACAGACTGGTCTCGTTCTCGAA from Nicotiana tomentosiformis chromosome 11, ASM39032v3, whole genome shotgun sequence encodes:
- the LOC104085865 gene encoding uncharacterized protein isoform X3 produces the protein MPLYQEGSTAKYIVQQYLAACGGQGALNSLNNMCAVGQVKMATWDMHQSGCNTNSKRHCEVGAFVLWQKNPDLWVLELVVSGCKISAGSNRKVAWSQSSSSSNASKGPPRSLRRFFQGLDPRSTTNLFLNAICVGEKTIKDEECFILKLESSIDMLKDEKCFVHHTILGYLSQRTGLLIQFEDTKLVKLKSPRGDSNVFWKISMEAMHEDYSTLKVSTLLTVGRLQQ
- the LOC104085865 gene encoding uncharacterized protein isoform X1; translated protein: MRNLMRVQSADMYSSSSHHAVVSSNYQFMFLFKIVGSALVPFRVQLDHISDNMHVRDGSMEGSTAKYIVQQYLAACGGQGALNSLNNMCAVGQVKMATWDMHQSGCNTNSKRHCEVGAFVLWQKNPDLWVLELVVSGCKISAGSNRKVAWSQSSSSSNASKGPPRSLRRFFQGLDPRSTTNLFLNAICVGEKTIKDEECFILKLESSIDMLKDEKCFVHHTILGYLSQRTGLLIQFEDTKLVKLKSPRGDSNVFWKISMEAMHEDYSTLKVSTLLTVGRLQQ
- the LOC104085865 gene encoding uncharacterized protein isoform X2; this translates as MVEYAQSYEGSKCRHEGSTAKYIVQQYLAACGGQGALNSLNNMCAVGQVKMATWDMHQSGCNTNSKRHCEVGAFVLWQKNPDLWVLELVVSGCKISAGSNRKVAWSQSSSSSNASKGPPRSLRRFFQGLDPRSTTNLFLNAICVGEKTIKDEECFILKLESSIDMLKDEKCFVHHTILGYLSQRTGLLIQFEDTKLVKLKSPRGDSNVFWKISMEAMHEDYSTLKVSTLLTVGRLQQ